The following proteins come from a genomic window of Flavobacterium eburneipallidum:
- a CDS encoding YceI family protein, translating into MKEIIVSALFILAGNLVFSQKMMTRTGEVKFEASMPAFEEVAATNKTTSCILDKATGDFVALTLIKAFKFKAPLMEEHFNENYMESSQFPKATFKGKILNFDAKNLSATKTSYDLEGDLTIHGVTKKVKTKINLTLSGPKILVSSAISVKPQDYKIEIPSLVKGKIADNVKVTMNFILGAN; encoded by the coding sequence ATGAAAGAAATAATAGTATCAGCATTGTTCATATTGGCAGGAAATCTAGTTTTTTCGCAAAAAATGATGACCCGAACAGGAGAAGTAAAATTTGAAGCATCGATGCCAGCTTTTGAAGAAGTTGCTGCGACAAACAAAACCACTTCTTGTATTCTGGATAAAGCAACGGGCGATTTTGTGGCTTTGACTTTGATTAAAGCATTCAAATTCAAAGCACCGTTAATGGAAGAACATTTCAATGAAAATTATATGGAATCGTCCCAGTTTCCCAAAGCGACTTTCAAAGGAAAGATTTTAAATTTTGATGCCAAAAATTTATCAGCAACAAAAACCAGCTATGATTTAGAAGGTGATTTAACGATTCACGGCGTTACTAAAAAAGTAAAAACCAAAATCAATCTTACTTTAAGTGGTCCTAAAATTTTAGTTTCAAGTGCTATTTCAGTTAAACCACAAGATTACAAAATTGAAATTCCAAGTTTGGTAAAAGGAAAAATTGCCGATAATGTGAAAGTTACAATGAATTTTATTTTGGGAGCCAATTAA
- a CDS encoding FecR family protein, protein MKNNRLLAKWLNDDLSNKELAEFEASPDFEKYQKIKSYTAHLEIDDLDENAMLSNILQQKKVTPKVIPLYKKWAFKAVAIFVLALGITFAFKNFVPQTQTANFGEKTTFALPDNSEVILNSGSEINYKKWNWKNNRHLELKGEAYFKVAKGRRFEVQTNLGKVSVLGTQFNVKARKNRFDIMCYEGRVKVNYANTQIILTHGQSVSFENGKQINIPINALKPEWLENQICFNKENIRTLLDEVQRQYNITIELNTKDTSSLFTGKLPTKNLDIALQIIGTTYNLEAKKVSKNKIIFEEK, encoded by the coding sequence ATGAAAAATAATCGCTTATTAGCCAAATGGCTCAACGATGATTTATCGAACAAAGAATTAGCCGAATTTGAAGCAAGTCCAGATTTCGAAAAATACCAGAAAATAAAAAGCTACACCGCTCATTTAGAAATAGATGATTTGGATGAAAATGCTATGTTATCCAATATTCTGCAACAGAAAAAAGTAACTCCAAAAGTGATTCCGTTGTACAAAAAATGGGCATTCAAAGCGGTAGCTATTTTTGTTCTGGCACTTGGAATTACTTTTGCTTTCAAGAATTTTGTACCACAAACTCAAACAGCCAATTTTGGAGAAAAAACAACTTTTGCATTACCTGATAATTCTGAAGTCATACTAAATTCTGGCTCTGAAATAAACTATAAAAAATGGAACTGGAAGAATAATAGACATTTGGAACTAAAAGGAGAAGCTTATTTTAAAGTTGCCAAAGGCAGACGTTTTGAAGTACAAACCAATCTTGGAAAAGTATCTGTTTTAGGAACACAATTTAATGTTAAAGCTAGAAAAAACAGATTTGATATAATGTGTTATGAAGGTCGTGTAAAAGTGAATTATGCCAATACACAAATCATTTTAACTCACGGACAAAGCGTTAGTTTTGAAAATGGAAAACAAATTAACATTCCAATAAATGCCTTGAAACCAGAATGGCTGGAGAACCAAATCTGTTTTAATAAAGAAAATATCAGAACCCTTTTAGACGAAGTTCAAAGACAATATAACATTACGATTGAATTAAATACAAAAGATACATCTTCTCTATTTACAGGAAAACTCCCCACTAAAAACCTAGATATAGCATTACAAATTATTGGTACAACTTATAATTTAGAAGCCAAAAAAGTCTCAAAAAATAAAATAATTTTTGAAGAAAAATAA
- a CDS encoding OB-fold protein codes for MKKKIVLTILIIIALGVSAYYYTLYGGARNLSSEEAVFNVTSKNITREFNSDIEKSNKKYLEKAIAINGIVSKINGKQVIIDNTIICDLKDLDSSIKKDQKITLKGRVVGYDDLMAELKLDQCSVINND; via the coding sequence ATGAAGAAAAAAATAGTATTAACAATTTTAATAATAATCGCTTTAGGAGTTTCAGCTTACTACTACACCCTTTATGGTGGCGCCAGAAACCTTTCGTCTGAAGAAGCGGTTTTTAATGTTACTTCTAAAAATATTACCCGTGAATTTAATTCTGATATTGAAAAATCAAACAAAAAATACCTAGAAAAAGCCATCGCTATCAATGGAATTGTGAGCAAAATAAACGGCAAGCAAGTCATTATCGACAATACCATTATTTGCGATTTAAAAGATTTAGATTCTTCTATCAAAAAAGACCAAAAAATTACGCTAAAAGGAAGAGTTGTAGGCTATGACGATTTGATGGCAGAATTAAAATTAGACCAATGTTCAGTAATAAATAATGATTAA
- a CDS encoding DUF5777 family beta-barrel protein, with protein sequence MRNFLSFMLVCFFTGNLLAQEDLLSQLDSVKSNEKQIETAAFKALQIGNMQSTKLAAKGEWYMLVSHRFGDLSNGLDNFFGLDEAMTKFGGIYGVTNWLNFGASRQTHNKIYELTAKYKMANQEVNGFPVTIVGYNTMDINTALKKELYPNIKFTDRLAFSTQLLVSRKVNEKFSVELGLINVYKNLYDDTVEQQNVFSVASGLRYKVAKRMSLNLEYAARVITSEKASNPYHNPLTLGLDIETGGHVFQLVFSNSQPMNDVAVFSGASGDWTKGKVYFGFNMYRTF encoded by the coding sequence ATGAGGAATTTTTTAAGCTTTATGCTAGTGTGCTTTTTTACGGGAAATTTACTTGCTCAAGAGGATTTATTGAGTCAATTGGACTCTGTTAAATCAAATGAAAAACAAATTGAAACAGCCGCTTTTAAAGCATTGCAAATTGGCAATATGCAATCGACAAAATTAGCTGCAAAAGGCGAATGGTATATGTTAGTTTCTCACCGATTTGGCGATTTATCCAACGGATTGGATAATTTCTTTGGATTGGACGAAGCGATGACCAAATTTGGTGGAATTTATGGTGTAACCAATTGGTTAAACTTTGGTGCTTCTAGACAAACGCACAATAAAATCTATGAATTAACTGCCAAATACAAAATGGCAAATCAGGAAGTAAATGGATTTCCTGTTACGATTGTAGGTTATAATACGATGGATATTAATACTGCATTAAAAAAAGAATTGTATCCCAATATAAAATTTACGGATCGATTGGCTTTTAGTACTCAATTATTAGTTTCGAGAAAAGTCAACGAAAAATTTTCAGTAGAATTAGGACTTATTAATGTATATAAAAACTTGTACGACGATACAGTTGAACAGCAAAATGTATTTTCTGTTGCATCAGGATTACGATACAAAGTGGCCAAAAGAATGAGTCTTAATCTGGAATATGCTGCTCGTGTAATTACTTCCGAAAAAGCATCCAATCCTTATCATAACCCACTAACGCTTGGTTTAGATATCGAAACTGGAGGACACGTTTTTCAATTGGTATTCTCTAATAGTCAGCCGATGAATGATGTAGCAGTTTTTTCTGGAGCTTCAGGAGATTGGACAAAAGGGAAGGTTTATTTTGGATTTAATATGTACAGAACCTTTTAA
- a CDS encoding RNA polymerase sigma factor codes for MPKIPESKTCDEIIFSSFFKSHIKGLRNFLFYKFGNLNQAEDLAQEAFIKLWQNCASVPLEKAKSYIYTIANNSSLNQIAHQKVVLRYEKNFTGLDKTNESPEYILEEKQFETKLLKAIENLNEKQRIAFLMHRIDGKKYSEIAVNLNISVKAVEKRIHLALLSLRKEIDL; via the coding sequence ATGCCAAAAATACCCGAATCCAAAACTTGTGATGAAATTATTTTTTCGTCTTTTTTTAAAAGTCATATCAAGGGACTTCGAAATTTTCTTTTTTATAAATTTGGCAATCTCAATCAGGCAGAAGATTTAGCACAAGAAGCGTTTATCAAACTTTGGCAAAACTGTGCTTCGGTTCCGTTAGAAAAAGCAAAATCCTATATTTACACCATTGCTAATAACAGTAGTCTAAACCAAATTGCACATCAAAAAGTAGTTTTAAGATACGAAAAAAACTTCACAGGTTTAGATAAAACCAACGAAAGTCCCGAATATATTTTGGAAGAAAAGCAATTTGAAACCAAACTTTTGAAAGCCATCGAAAACTTAAACGAAAAACAACGTATTGCTTTTTTAATGCATCGAATTGACGGAAAAAAATACAGCGAAATTGCTGTAAATTTGAATATTAGCGTAAAAGCTGTAGAAAAACGTATTCATTTGGCTTTGTTAAGTTTACGCAAAGAAATTGATTTATAA
- a CDS encoding ankyrin repeat domain-containing protein, producing MKKLLLLTTLFCFFISTAQEKNVFDIARSGTLTEIQNLNKSNPNLINSVNESQSSPLILACYRGNIPVAKFLIENVKDLNYNSGMGTALMAATYKNQPELVKLLLENKANPNATDTNGTTALSLAVQFKNAPLVQLLLEYKADKTIKDNKGKTAFEYAVFSENEPIINLLK from the coding sequence ATGAAAAAACTACTATTACTTACTACACTATTCTGCTTTTTTATTAGCACTGCACAAGAAAAAAATGTGTTTGATATTGCACGAAGCGGTACTTTGACAGAAATTCAAAATTTGAATAAATCCAATCCAAATTTGATTAATTCTGTCAACGAAAGTCAATCAAGTCCATTGATTCTTGCCTGTTACAGAGGTAATATTCCTGTTGCCAAATTTTTAATAGAAAACGTAAAAGACCTCAACTACAATTCAGGTATGGGAACGGCACTTATGGCTGCGACATACAAAAATCAACCTGAATTAGTAAAATTATTATTAGAAAACAAAGCCAATCCAAATGCAACGGATACCAATGGAACAACAGCATTATCGTTAGCTGTACAATTCAAAAATGCTCCATTAGTCCAATTGCTTTTAGAATACAAAGCCGACAAAACCATCAAAGACAATAAAGGAAAAACGGCTTTTGAATATGCCGTTTTTTCAGAAAATGAACCAATAATCAATCTTTTAAAATAA
- the ffh gene encoding signal recognition particle protein has translation MFDNLSDKLDKAFHILKGHGKITEVNVADTLKEVRRALLDADVNFKIAKDFTTKVKEKAIGQDVLTTLQPGQLLVKLVKDELTELMGGDVAGVNLSGNPTVILMSGLQGSGKTTFSGKLANYLQTKKGKKPLLVACDIYRPAAIQQLYVVGDSIAVEVYSEPENKNPVEIAQNAIKHAKANGFNVVIVDTAGRLAVDEAMMTEISNVHQAIKPHETLFVVDSMTGQDAVNTAKAFNDRLNFDGVILTKLDGDTRGGAAISIKSVVNKPIKFVGTGEKMEAIDVFYPDRMAERILGMGDVVSLVEKAQEQFNEEEARKIQKKIAKNEFGFDDFLTQIQQVKKMGNMKDLVGMIPGASKAMKDVEIEDDAFKHIEAIIHSMTPIERSKPAIIDVKRKARIAKGSGTKVEQVNQLMKQFDQMSKMMKMMQGPGGKNMMKMMAGMKGGMPGGMPGMR, from the coding sequence ATGTTCGATAATTTAAGCGATAAATTAGACAAAGCCTTTCATATACTAAAAGGACACGGAAAAATTACAGAAGTAAACGTTGCCGATACCTTAAAAGAAGTGCGTCGTGCCTTATTAGATGCCGATGTTAACTTTAAAATTGCCAAAGATTTTACCACAAAAGTAAAAGAAAAAGCAATTGGTCAAGACGTTTTAACAACACTTCAGCCGGGACAATTATTGGTAAAATTGGTCAAAGACGAATTGACTGAATTGATGGGTGGCGATGTAGCAGGAGTGAATCTATCTGGAAATCCAACTGTTATTTTAATGTCAGGTTTACAAGGTTCTGGAAAAACTACTTTTTCTGGAAAATTGGCTAATTATCTGCAAACTAAAAAAGGGAAAAAACCACTTTTGGTGGCCTGTGATATTTATCGTCCAGCAGCGATTCAGCAATTGTATGTTGTTGGAGATTCAATAGCTGTTGAGGTATATTCCGAACCAGAAAATAAAAATCCTGTAGAAATTGCTCAAAATGCTATCAAACACGCTAAAGCAAATGGGTTTAATGTTGTAATTGTGGATACTGCGGGTCGTTTGGCGGTAGATGAAGCCATGATGACCGAAATTTCGAATGTTCACCAAGCCATCAAACCACACGAAACCTTATTTGTTGTCGATTCGATGACAGGACAAGATGCGGTAAATACAGCAAAAGCGTTCAATGATAGATTAAATTTTGACGGTGTAATTTTAACCAAATTAGACGGTGATACTCGTGGAGGAGCTGCTATTTCGATTAAATCAGTAGTAAACAAACCCATTAAGTTTGTTGGAACTGGCGAGAAAATGGAAGCGATCGATGTGTTTTATCCGGATCGTATGGCGGAACGTATCCTCGGAATGGGTGACGTTGTGTCTTTGGTAGAAAAAGCACAAGAGCAATTCAACGAAGAGGAAGCTAGAAAAATCCAAAAGAAAATCGCTAAAAACGAATTTGGTTTTGACGATTTCTTAACCCAAATTCAACAAGTGAAGAAAATGGGGAATATGAAAGATTTAGTTGGAATGATTCCAGGAGCTTCAAAAGCGATGAAAGATGTCGAAATTGAAGACGATGCTTTCAAACATATTGAAGCGATTATTCATTCGATGACACCAATCGAAAGAAGCAAACCAGCAATTATTGATGTAAAAAGAAAAGCCAGAATTGCCAAAGGTTCAGGTACGAAAGTGGAACAAGTGAATCAATTGATGAAACAGTTTGACCAAATGAGCAAAATGATGAAGATGATGCAAGGTCCAGGCGGAAAAAACATGATGAAAATGATGGCTGGTATGAAAGGCGGAATGCCTGGAGGTATGCCGGGAATGAGATAA
- the argS gene encoding arginine--tRNA ligase, which translates to MSLIQILTPSIKQAVQTLFDVNLDKVEFQSTRKEFEGDITMVIFPLLKLVKSTRGGAELSGANPVELGNKIGAYLVENIAEVSRFNVVSGFLNIVISDEYYLNFFNEIRKHEKFGFVTPSPEDKAIMVEYSSPNTNKPLHLGHVRNNLLGYSVAEIIKASGKKVYKTQIINDRGIHICKSMLAWQKFGNGETPESTGLKGDKLVGNYYVAFDKAYKEEINGLIAQGKTEDEAKKQAPIILEAQQMLLDWENGNTEVIALWKKMNQWVYDGFATTYKNLGVDFDSYFYESNTYLLGKDVVQIGLEKGIFEKDPDGSVWIDLTDEGLDRKIVLRSDGTAVYMTQDIGTAIQRVKDFPDVGGMVYTVGNEQDYHFKVLFLILKKLGFDWSKNLYHLSYGMVDLPSGKMKSREGTVVDADDLMQEMTDTAQKIAEDLGKLDGYSADEKAKLYKTIGMGALKYYILKVDPKKRILFDPAESVDFAGNTGSFIQYTYARIQSIIRKSNFDFTVTSTIVELHQKEKELVKQLELFPEVIQNAAQNHSPALIANYTYDLVKEYNSFYQAVSILGEEDLQKKIFRVQLSKKVADTIALAFQLLGIAVPERM; encoded by the coding sequence ATGAGCCTTATTCAAATTCTTACACCTTCTATAAAACAAGCAGTCCAAACTTTATTTGATGTCAATCTGGACAAAGTAGAATTTCAAAGTACGCGCAAAGAGTTTGAAGGTGATATTACGATGGTCATTTTTCCATTATTGAAATTGGTAAAAAGCACCCGAGGCGGAGCCGAACTGAGCGGAGCTAATCCAGTAGAATTAGGAAATAAAATTGGTGCTTATTTGGTTGAAAATATTGCTGAAGTAAGCCGTTTTAATGTGGTTTCAGGCTTTTTGAATATTGTTATTTCAGATGAATATTATTTGAATTTTTTCAATGAAATTCGAAAACACGAAAAATTTGGTTTCGTTACGCCAAGTCCAGAAGATAAGGCAATTATGGTAGAATATTCTTCGCCAAACACCAACAAACCTTTGCATTTAGGTCACGTTCGTAATAATCTTTTGGGATATTCGGTTGCCGAAATTATTAAAGCTTCGGGTAAAAAAGTATATAAAACGCAAATCATTAACGACCGTGGAATTCATATTTGCAAGTCGATGTTGGCTTGGCAGAAATTTGGAAACGGAGAAACTCCAGAATCAACAGGATTAAAAGGAGACAAACTGGTTGGAAATTATTATGTGGCTTTTGATAAAGCATATAAAGAAGAAATCAATGGTTTAATAGCTCAAGGAAAAACCGAAGACGAAGCCAAAAAACAAGCTCCAATTATTCTCGAAGCGCAACAAATGCTTTTGGATTGGGAAAATGGAAATACAGAAGTTATTGCACTTTGGAAAAAAATGAACCAATGGGTTTATGATGGTTTTGCCACAACTTATAAAAATTTAGGAGTTGATTTCGATAGTTATTTCTACGAAAGTAATACCTATTTATTAGGAAAAGATGTCGTTCAAATTGGTTTAGAAAAAGGCATTTTCGAAAAAGATCCAGACGGTTCAGTTTGGATTGATTTAACCGATGAAGGTTTGGATAGAAAAATCGTGTTGCGTTCAGACGGAACAGCGGTTTATATGACACAGGATATTGGAACAGCAATTCAGCGTGTAAAGGATTTTCCAGACGTGGGCGGAATGGTTTACACCGTTGGTAACGAACAAGATTACCACTTCAAAGTATTATTTCTAATATTGAAAAAACTAGGATTTGATTGGTCTAAAAACCTTTATCATTTGTCTTACGGAATGGTAGATTTGCCTTCCGGAAAAATGAAATCTCGTGAGGGAACGGTTGTAGATGCTGATGATTTGATGCAAGAAATGACCGATACAGCACAAAAAATTGCGGAAGATTTAGGCAAGCTAGACGGTTATTCAGCTGATGAGAAAGCGAAACTGTACAAAACTATTGGAATGGGCGCTTTGAAATATTATATTTTGAAAGTCGATCCTAAAAAACGAATACTTTTCGATCCAGCCGAATCGGTTGATTTTGCAGGAAATACAGGTTCGTTTATTCAATATACCTATGCTAGAATTCAATCGATTATTCGTAAATCAAACTTTGATTTTACAGTTACATCAACCATTGTAGAACTGCATCAAAAAGAAAAAGAATTAGTAAAACAATTGGAATTATTCCCAGAAGTAATCCAAAATGCGGCGCAAAATCACAGTCCAGCATTGATAGCCAATTATACTTATGATTTGGTAAAAGAATACAATTCGTTTTATCAGGCTGTTTCTATTTTGGGTGAGGAAGATTTGCAGAAAAAAATATTCCGAGTGCAACTTTCTAAAAAAGTGGCTGATACCATTGCATTGGCTTTTCAATTGTTAGGAATTGCTGTTCCGGAAAGAATGTAA
- a CDS encoding DUF6686 family protein gives MCHLKVLNRTSNGILLFCQHRDMYQLLFNNLIFDFSNAELSSFSNYLNQLDANYWENEYQNSIYEKRIPIPSLQSNFLIMLNSKELEELRFLVDGINKYKVLKPAEINYHVFLN, from the coding sequence ATGTGCCATCTAAAAGTATTAAACCGAACCTCTAATGGAATTTTGCTCTTTTGTCAACATAGAGATATGTATCAATTGTTGTTTAACAATTTAATTTTTGATTTTAGCAATGCTGAATTATCAAGTTTTTCTAACTACTTGAATCAATTAGATGCTAATTATTGGGAAAACGAATACCAAAATTCTATTTACGAAAAGAGAATTCCCATTCCATCACTGCAATCTAATTTTTTGATTATGCTCAACAGTAAAGAATTAGAAGAACTACGTTTTTTAGTAGATGGCATCAATAAATACAAGGTTCTTAAACCCGCAGAAATCAATTATCATGTGTTTTTGAATTGA
- a CDS encoding carboxypeptidase-like regulatory domain-containing protein, whose translation MLLSKQFHFLLFSFFFVLNLFAQDKGKVLPLKKIIIAIEQQHQVSFSYTEENVVNLEITPPQKSLSLEQKLEYLAKKTNLSFENIENKFITIYKKDYESQMICGYVFSNTNRKPLENANIHLSNNIQIATDSNGYFEFEKKSKNDFSVSHIGFMPQKFLHSKIDYKNCLQILLEPEVTMLEEIRANAILASGISKNSNGSFEIKPKKFGILPGLIEPDALQTMQQIPGVNSIDESVASINVRGGTHDQNLFLWNGIRMYQTGHFFGLISAFNPNLAHTISIYKNGSSAFYGESVSSVVAISSTPEMPEKNTFSAGINMINADVYTKYNLSKKSYIEISGRKSITDFVETPTYKEYFNKVFQNTTITDFSKKQSVDYQSDKEFDFYDTTIKYAQKIGKKDQLILDLITIKDNLKVFQTASFESASQSENNILRQQNYGGNLLWKRNWNPFNTTKINVYTSSYQLLADKNSTNESLQLIQKNSVQDNKINIENNHSINSKVSFNNGYQYNEIGVTNLEQVSNPNFYRKIKEVLKTHALILESKYNDSLSKLYLNVGTRFNYIEKFKKFILEPRLQLNYRINKNWNLEILGELKSQNMQQIIDLQKDYFGIEKRRWILSNNTTIPIQRSRQISLNLFFKKNDWLLDIENFYKKVSGITSASQGFQNQLEFIKINGDYEVFGTEILVQKKMNHFLTWINYTYNNNNYYFSGYQPPVFPNNFQMEHNVSWAGIYEKNNFKIALGTKWSSGRPKTSPDNSQIDASNPVLVYNTPNNTNLNIFTQVNLSSTYKWETANGIQYKLGVSILNIFNRKNEISEYYRISSLTNAIEEVETFSLQRTPNMSFRVSF comes from the coding sequence ATGCTTCTCTCAAAACAATTTCATTTTTTGCTTTTTTCATTTTTCTTTGTCCTGAACCTTTTCGCTCAAGACAAAGGAAAAGTTTTGCCTTTAAAAAAAATCATAATTGCTATTGAACAACAACATCAGGTTAGTTTTAGTTACACCGAAGAAAATGTTGTAAACCTAGAAATAACACCTCCACAAAAATCACTTTCTTTAGAGCAAAAACTAGAATATCTTGCTAAAAAAACCAATTTGTCTTTTGAAAATATTGAAAATAAGTTCATTACTATTTATAAAAAAGACTATGAATCTCAAATGATTTGTGGTTATGTTTTTTCGAATACCAATAGAAAACCTCTTGAAAACGCAAACATTCATTTAAGTAATAATATCCAAATAGCAACAGATTCAAACGGTTACTTTGAATTTGAAAAAAAATCTAAAAATGATTTTTCAGTAAGCCATATTGGATTTATGCCACAAAAATTTCTGCATTCAAAAATTGACTATAAAAATTGCCTCCAAATACTATTAGAACCCGAAGTTACGATGCTTGAAGAAATTAGAGCCAATGCTATTTTGGCTTCTGGAATTTCCAAAAATAGTAATGGGTCGTTTGAAATTAAACCCAAAAAATTTGGAATTCTTCCTGGACTTATCGAACCCGATGCTTTGCAGACAATGCAACAAATTCCTGGAGTAAATAGCATTGACGAAAGTGTGGCAAGTATCAATGTTCGTGGAGGTACACACGACCAAAATTTGTTTTTATGGAATGGAATACGAATGTATCAAACGGGACATTTTTTTGGTTTAATATCAGCTTTTAATCCTAATTTGGCACATACGATTTCAATTTATAAAAACGGAAGTTCGGCTTTTTATGGCGAAAGTGTTTCCAGCGTAGTGGCTATTTCCTCTACGCCAGAAATGCCCGAGAAAAACACTTTTAGTGCAGGAATCAATATGATTAATGCAGATGTTTATACCAAATACAATCTCTCTAAAAAGAGCTATATTGAAATTTCAGGACGAAAATCCATCACAGATTTTGTAGAAACACCTACTTACAAAGAATATTTCAACAAAGTATTTCAAAACACTACAATCACCGATTTTTCTAAAAAACAAAGCGTAGATTATCAAAGTGATAAAGAATTTGATTTCTATGATACGACTATTAAATATGCTCAAAAAATAGGCAAAAAAGACCAACTAATCCTAGATTTAATAACTATAAAAGACAATCTAAAAGTTTTTCAAACTGCCAGTTTCGAAAGTGCTTCCCAATCCGAAAACAACATTTTACGTCAACAAAATTATGGCGGAAATTTATTATGGAAACGAAACTGGAATCCTTTCAATACGACAAAAATCAATGTATATACCTCTTCTTATCAACTTTTGGCTGACAAAAATTCGACCAATGAAAGCTTACAGCTAATTCAAAAAAATAGTGTTCAGGATAATAAAATCAATATCGAAAACAATCATAGTATCAATTCAAAAGTCAGTTTTAACAATGGTTATCAGTACAATGAGATTGGTGTTACGAATTTAGAGCAAGTAAGCAATCCTAATTTTTATCGAAAAATAAAAGAGGTTTTAAAAACCCACGCTTTGATTTTGGAAAGCAAATATAACGACAGCCTTTCTAAACTTTATTTGAATGTAGGAACTCGATTTAATTACATCGAAAAATTCAAAAAATTTATTCTAGAACCTCGATTACAATTGAATTATAGGATTAACAAGAATTGGAATCTAGAAATTTTGGGTGAACTAAAAAGTCAAAATATGCAACAAATTATTGATTTGCAAAAAGATTATTTTGGTATCGAAAAAAGACGCTGGATTCTCTCCAACAATACTACAATTCCCATTCAAAGAAGCCGACAAATATCGCTGAATTTATTCTTCAAAAAAAACGACTGGTTGCTGGATATAGAAAATTTTTATAAAAAAGTAAGCGGAATTACAAGCGCTAGCCAAGGTTTTCAGAACCAATTGGAGTTTATCAAAATAAATGGTGATTATGAAGTTTTTGGTACCGAAATTCTAGTTCAAAAAAAGATGAACCATTTTCTGACGTGGATTAATTATACGTACAACAACAATAATTATTATTTTTCGGGCTATCAGCCACCTGTTTTTCCGAACAATTTCCAGATGGAACACAATGTTTCTTGGGCTGGAATTTATGAGAAAAATAATTTCAAAATTGCATTAGGAACTAAATGGTCGTCTGGCAGACCAAAAACTTCTCCAGATAATTCCCAAATTGACGCATCAAATCCTGTATTAGTTTATAACACCCCGAACAATACCAATTTGAATATTTTTACACAAGTCAATCTTTCTTCCACTTACAAATGGGAAACTGCCAATGGAATTCAATACAAATTAGGCGTTTCTATCCTTAACATCTTCAACAGGAAAAATGAAATTAGCGAATATTATCGCATAAGCTCATTAACCAATGCCATCGAGGAAGTCGAAACTTTTTCGTTGCAAAGAACTCCAAATATGAGTTTTAGAGTTTCCTTTTAA
- a CDS encoding T9SS type A sorting domain-containing protein, translating to MKKITLLSLLAVSIISFAQQKSTGNVTLSSNMTANLTLNNTTSKATLRLTGPSDRWFALQFGAFGASGGMESGEDLVYTNATTLIDANQNGVGSSPTTDATQNWTVTSNTVASGIRTIIAERNFSTGDANDYTFNYNNATIDFAWARSGSASYGLSNHGGGNRGYNTSVALSTTLGIQDFSLNSSSIYPNPSNGNFNVETKTGLNQINVYSQLGALVETIDVKDNATSVEVSLKKLQKGVYLIELKKENDKTWKKIIIE from the coding sequence ATGAAAAAAATTACTCTTTTATCGCTATTAGCAGTTAGTATCATCTCTTTTGCCCAGCAAAAATCTACCGGAAACGTTACTTTATCAAGCAATATGACTGCCAATTTAACTTTAAACAACACCACATCAAAGGCGACTCTTCGTCTTACAGGACCTTCAGACAGATGGTTTGCCTTGCAATTTGGTGCTTTTGGAGCAAGCGGTGGTATGGAATCTGGAGAAGATTTAGTATATACTAACGCTACAACATTAATTGATGCAAATCAAAATGGAGTTGGTTCATCACCTACTACAGATGCAACACAAAATTGGACAGTAACCTCAAATACAGTTGCCTCTGGAATTAGAACTATAATTGCAGAAAGAAATTTTTCAACAGGAGATGCAAATGATTATACCTTTAATTATAACAATGCTACCATAGATTTTGCTTGGGCAAGAAGTGGTTCTGCAAGTTACGGATTGAGTAATCACGGAGGAGGAAATCGTGGTTATAATACAAGTGTTGCCTTATCTACAACTCTTGGAATTCAAGATTTTAGCTTAAATAGTTCGTCAATTTATCCTAATCCATCGAATGGAAATTTTAATGTGGAAACGAAAACAGGTTTAAACCAAATCAATGTATATTCTCAATTAGGAGCATTAGTAGAAACTATTGATGTAAAAGACAACGCTACGTCTGTTGAAGTATCGCTAAAAAAATTACAAAAAGGAGTTTATTTGATTGAATTAAAAAAAGAAAATGATAAAACTTGGAAAAAAATAATTATTGAATAA